From a single Streptomyces sp. NBC_01264 genomic region:
- a CDS encoding alpha-1,4-glucan--maltose-1-phosphate maltosyltransferase has protein sequence MIGRIPVLDVRPAVDCGVRPAKAVVDEVFEISATVFREGHDAVAAHVVLRDPSGRLRPPVPLSELAPGTDRWGTRVSAEVEGRWTYTVEAWSDPVGTWRAHAAVKIPAGIDTGLTLLEGAELYERAAAKIPKRDGREHVLAAADVMRDEDRPVAERYAAALAPRIDALLAKRPLRELVTASKPLPLLIERKRALFGSWYEMFPRSEGAVLEPGEAPVSGTFRTAAERLPAVAAMGFDVVYLPPIHPIGSTYRKGPNNTLSAGSWDPGVPWAIGSTEGGHDAVHPELGTLEDFDAFVARARELRIEVALDFALQCSPDHPWVEKHPEWFRHRADGTIAYAENPPKKYQDIVPIHFDSDMAGIVEETVRVLRHWMEHGVRIFRVDNPHTKPVVFWQKVIADINKSDPDVIFLAEAFTRPAMMRALASVGFQQSYTYFTWRNSKAELTEYVTELADVRSASVMRPNFFVNTPDILHAYLQHGGRPAFEVRAVLAATLSPTWGVYAGYELCENTPVKEGSEEYLNSEKYELRPRDWAAADREGRSIAPLITSLNRMRRRNPALQQLRDIHFHTTDNEQVIAYSKHAGSNSVLVVVNLDPHHTQEATVSLDMPVLGLDWHGSLAVRDELTGETYHWGRANYVRLEPGRTPAHVLAALRPSPPTGGSPIS, from the coding sequence ATGATCGGTCGCATTCCCGTGCTGGACGTCCGCCCCGCCGTCGACTGCGGCGTCAGACCCGCCAAGGCGGTCGTGGACGAGGTCTTCGAGATTTCCGCCACCGTGTTCCGCGAGGGACACGACGCCGTGGCGGCCCATGTCGTACTCCGAGATCCGAGCGGGCGGCTGCGGCCCCCCGTGCCCCTGTCCGAACTCGCTCCCGGCACCGACCGGTGGGGGACGCGGGTGTCCGCCGAGGTCGAGGGGAGGTGGACCTACACCGTCGAGGCGTGGAGCGATCCGGTGGGCACCTGGCGGGCCCACGCGGCGGTGAAGATCCCGGCCGGGATCGACACCGGCCTCACCCTCCTGGAAGGCGCCGAGCTCTACGAGCGGGCCGCCGCGAAGATTCCCAAGCGGGACGGCCGCGAACACGTGCTGGCCGCCGCGGACGTGATGCGCGACGAGGACCGGCCGGTCGCGGAGCGGTACGCGGCCGCCCTCGCCCCCCGGATCGACGCGCTGCTCGCGAAGCGACCGCTCCGGGAGCTGGTGACGGCCTCCAAGCCGCTGCCGCTGCTGATCGAGCGCAAGCGGGCGCTCTTCGGCTCCTGGTACGAGATGTTCCCCCGGTCGGAGGGGGCGGTGCTGGAGCCCGGCGAGGCTCCGGTCAGCGGCACCTTCAGGACCGCCGCCGAGCGGCTTCCCGCCGTCGCGGCGATGGGCTTCGACGTGGTGTACCTGCCGCCGATCCACCCGATCGGCAGCACGTACCGCAAGGGCCCGAACAACACGCTGTCGGCCGGGAGTTGGGATCCCGGCGTGCCCTGGGCCATCGGCTCCACCGAGGGCGGCCACGACGCGGTCCACCCGGAGCTCGGCACCCTGGAGGACTTCGACGCCTTCGTCGCCCGGGCCCGCGAGCTGCGCATCGAGGTGGCGCTCGACTTCGCCCTGCAGTGCTCCCCGGACCACCCCTGGGTGGAGAAGCACCCGGAGTGGTTCCGTCACCGCGCCGACGGGACGATCGCGTACGCGGAGAACCCGCCGAAGAAGTACCAGGACATCGTCCCGATCCACTTCGACTCCGACATGGCCGGCATCGTCGAGGAGACGGTGCGGGTCCTGCGGCACTGGATGGAGCACGGCGTCCGCATCTTCCGGGTCGACAACCCGCACACCAAGCCGGTGGTGTTCTGGCAGAAGGTGATCGCGGACATCAACAAGTCCGACCCCGACGTGATCTTCCTGGCCGAGGCCTTCACCCGCCCGGCGATGATGCGGGCGCTCGCCTCCGTCGGCTTCCAGCAGTCCTACACGTACTTCACCTGGCGCAACAGCAAGGCCGAGCTGACCGAGTACGTGACCGAGCTCGCGGACGTCCGCTCCGCCTCCGTCATGCGGCCGAATTTCTTCGTCAACACCCCGGACATCCTGCACGCATACCTTCAGCACGGCGGCCGCCCCGCCTTCGAGGTCCGCGCGGTCCTCGCCGCCACGCTCTCCCCCACCTGGGGGGTCTACGCCGGTTACGAGCTCTGCGAGAACACCCCGGTCAAGGAGGGGAGCGAGGAGTACCTGAACTCCGAGAAGTACGAGCTGCGCCCGCGCGACTGGGCCGCCGCCGACCGCGAGGGCCGCTCCATCGCCCCGCTGATCACCTCCCTGAACCGGATGCGCCGCCGCAACCCCGCGCTCCAGCAGCTGCGCGACATCCATTTCCACACGACCGACAACGAACAGGTGATCGCCTATTCGAAGCACGCGGGGAGCAATTCCGTACTGGTGGTCGTCAACCTCGATCCGCACCACACC